CTTCGACAGAATTAACAGTTTAGACGAATTGCTTAACATGGGCCTGTACCTGAACGACCTAAATCCTCATGGCTTGAGCCGTGAGTTAGTACTCGCCGGATGGCAACATTGCGGAaggtacaatattattttttaactacGGGTAAGATTGACTGAACTGTAATTCCACTCGTTTCAATTAGATACAAAATCATcgacaaaatacatatatgtttcGATGCGTTATGTCAGATTAGAGATGATGTTTGAGAGGGCTGAGCAGAGATCGACCGAATTGGAAAACAGCTACGCGTTACTGGATCGCTGGAAGAATAAGAGCGACGAGCTTTTGTATTCCATGATCCCTCAGACGGTTGCTGATCGATTGCGTGCTGGAGCTTGTCCTTTGAGCACTTGCGAGGTATTTGAAGATCttgtaaagtaatattttaagtGCTTAGCGTTTTCAAGAtctcgtaaaatattattgtaacgtgtctttgaaatattattgtaatatattttatcattctttgtagcaaaatgtataaatatgcaTATATTGTCACGATTTTATCACGATTGTCGCTCGCATAACAGACACTGTATAAATATTGGACGTTATCTCTGTGAAATATTACCGTACCGTAATcagttttattcgaaatattatgGTAATTGATCGTGTTAAACTTTAACCTTTACGCTGCCATATTTGACTGTGGTCGTCAGTCCATAATTCATGAAGGGATATGATTTTGATCCTCGAGctgttagaatttattttcttccattGTGACGATGCTGACAACGGTATAGATGCTGACAAggtgaaagatataaaaaggaGCGAAGGTTACagaactttctttttattctaaaattaagatttttcgaattagagaaattaattatgcaGTGTAAAGGTTAAGCTATGAGAGTAGAAACTTCGAATAGATGAAGTggcaatttaatttctttaaatataacaaaatttgtaatacaggaaaaattaattgttacaaAGCAAGGAATCAAAATCATTGATGTTAGTTTAGTGTTTCAATATTCTTTTCCTGTTATAGTCATTCGAGTCTATTTCCGTGTTATTCTGCGAGCTTTGCGACTTCGATTACTCAACGATCGAAGGTGCAATGGACATTGTCTCGTCGATGAACGCtgttttttcttgtttcgacTCGCTGATGGATGAATTTAACGTATACAAAGTGAGTTTCATATGCAATTTAAGCAATCCATTGCATTATTgtcagaataaaaataaaatacaaatacacgCGAGAACAGAATGCATCGATTGTTTTATAGACGCAAGATATTTTACCTTTACGACTTTCAACAGGTAGAAACAGTCGGCCGGGTCTATATGGCAGCCAGTGGTGCGCCGGATAGAACGGAAAATCATGCGCAAAATATCGCAGACGTTTCGCTACAGCTGCTGAAACACGTCCGATCCCTTAAGTTACCTTCTGGTGTCGATATTCAAATTCGTATAGGTAACTTAACATGAGATTTGTTtccaatatatttcattttttataattcatttcttttcattcttttctcttctttttttttttttttttttttaccagaTATTAAAAGTCATATAGGCAATTTAGCCCGAGattcatttgaaataaatctttcCTATTCCGTTTTCTTTTTGCTGTCttatcctcttttttttttttttttttttttgttgccATCAAAGTAGACTTAGTTTTTACGACAGATAGTCTGGTTTTCTTTCATATCTTGAGCGAGAAGgaacgtaatataatacaaatgtgTTCTACTTTCCTAGGGATCCATTCTGGACCAGCTGTAGCAGGTGTAGTTGGCATCAAAGTACCTAGATATTGTTTTTTCGGTGACACTGTGAATACTGCTTCTAGGATGCAAACGACAAGTCTGGTAAGTTCATTTATTTATGGTCAATTCCATCGCGAAAGAATTGAATGAGCAGAACGAGgcagaataaatttaaatagacGAGTGAATCTTTTTTATACGAAGGGACAGAACGCGacagaaacatagaatttatGTGCTACTATGACTGGAATTGAATTACttgaattaatataattttatacatttaaaaatattttctgcttTACCTCGCTAGTAAATACAACTGTAGAAACtccataatattatttctaacaatttacaaacaagttaatcaaaattaaatttcgaaacgtATATAGCCTTTTTGAACTTACAACTTATCCAGATTTAgtattctaatttaataattcaacaCATACTGTTTTAAACCCTGTTCTACATTGCGTTTTGTTCTGTCATAattcaaaagaaataaaaattcttatccTTTCATTGCCTATGTTTACGACACAATCGATTTACATGTTCGACCAATTCAAATTTATCAGTGTACAGtgatttaaacattttcacgATTCAGCCTGGAAAGGTGCAGATCTCATCGGATGTGAAAGCGTTATTACCATCGGATCGGTATTACGTTGAATCACGCGGATTGGTTTGGGTCAAGGTTCGTATCGCAGAAAGTTTAATTTAGGGATTCCCGCACACCATGTTGTATAATTCGTTGGTTTACTGTTCCGTGCAGGGTAAAGGTAACATGGAAACTTATTGGTTATCCGACAAAGTAGACACGGACGGTAAATCGACCGAGCAACAAGCTACTAAGCCGGAAGGACTTCTAGTCACTGATATTTAAAACGTGGTCAAATGGCGAATTagataattctaattatttactaatcatatttctttttatgattCAATGATTGGATCCCTCTTAGTTAAAGTATCCATTCTATCATACAAAAACTGAGggaaaataaagttttattattttctttgtgccataaatatttttcccttttttattcATTCTAAGATATTCAATTCaaagattttatttcgtaaCACCCTGTgtagtgtaattttacttgaaagataaagaaacacaagatatttatttcaaatatattttaaaaatgttcatattttgaaaaaatgaaaaaatactgCATAGGATATTCTGACTAAAGGGGACCGTGTTAGAACCAATCAGAATCACTTTATTGATGTGCAATCACGTGTGCAATCGACATACTGATTAGATTGTTTTAGTTTTATGGTGATGTATAGAGATATGATAGTTCGTGAATAATCGTGGCGTATGCgtttactaaaatattttttaggtGTTACTCGTTCATAGATTTCAATGTTATTTAAtgtaaatgttttatacaataatttgtCGAATGATGAAAAAAATACGGAATTTAGTTACAAAAAGATAGTAAACAAACTTTCCTCCCATTTTAGTTATTTCCTccctttttccctttcttacTTCCCTCGCTACCTTCGGTATATTATAGGCTTAAGAGACTGTTTGCTGAGCTAAGCTTCCTCAATTGCTCTTTATATCCTTCCTCCCgcaacattttcttttctttttattttcttcgtttccacATCAATTCTTTCACTCCTATATCTTTTGTACCCTgtttttactattattaccTTTTagcttcaatattttaaaaattgataatatttttagtacaCATTTAAAACAGTGTTTGTTGTACAGAAAAGATATACGCATAGGTGTTAGACCTTAAATGCATGGTTtgtgttaaatataataaaacatttagaGATTATCAACTTATGTCTCAGAATATcacagaaaaataattttaaagaattatctGGGGGGAAAGAAATTACTTGTTGCTGTACAggataatatttcattaagcAATTGCAAACAATCGggtttaaaatttcaataattttatttaatattaacaatataaaaagttTGTTTGTAacgcaaatataaataaactacaacgataaaattacaatCAAGTTAAAAATTGAGTATTATCGAACATTTTACGTATAGattgctataaatatttaaattacctAAGATGTGGAAAATATtacgaatttaatttcataaaatcgatcgatcgatcgtttagATGATCGAATTTGTATTAAATGAAGAACAATCAACGTTTCACTGTATAACGAGTAACGCAAACGACACGATAGGCGTTTGATTTCTTCGTGACACGACAAATCAAGCTGCGTTCGGGTAGCAGGTACGTGAGTTTTCACCGAAATTCCACgttgaaaaaaaaacagagaaagTCCAGGTGACTTTCTTTCTCGTGCGTTCGATGTTATGTACGAGTCGGACGCTCAATACGTGCCTTAATTTTCAATTGTCTCGCCTGCATCGACGTAGAATAACGGATCGCGAAGctagatattatttttaacttctCGTAAACTCCATGAAACTAATTTCATCCCTCTATAGTCTTCTATCTTTCTTCATAGTtgagaataaaattaagaattacgtatgattacatactttcttttcttttcgtccCATAGTCactaataattaattcatttgGCTTCGGCTTagctatgaaaatatattgaaatttcgttatttactaattttGATCATTTTCTTGCATTCCATAATGTAAAGTCTTGACATAACTTTAGTTCTaagatatacaattttaaattcctTTATCAAAGTAGAAATTAACAATAGCTATTGATAGATTACTTGATAATAAgaggataaaataaatatgaaaaataatatttaaaaaacatagATACATAATTTTGACATTATAGAGGGTtaatctatatatgtatagttgataaataaatttagtaCTGAATGAAAGACCATCAAGATTAAATATGCTGAGCTTGTAGTCATATTGTTTCATGGTCGACTATAAAAATTCGCTAAAATCCTAAATTCCTGGAAGAAATATTCCACGAGGACGAATTCTAGtcttttgaaaaatacattCGTAGGATTGTGTGAGTATTAAGTTTTCAGTCAGCCAGGacgatgaatttaaaaataatcgaaacaTGAGTCAAGATTCTTGTACACGTATCGTGACCTTTCGATTATTATTCATCgtttaaattaacaataacaCCCGTCCTCGGTGTTATTCGCTATCCATGAGAGGTAACGATTCACCCTGCTGTAAACGCCGGGGTAGCCAGGCTTCGCGCATCCTTCGCCCCAGGATACCACTCCTGCGAATTTAGATGTGTAAATTCGTTTAGCTATAAAACAATCAATGGACGAGATACAAAGCGAATCCTAATTTAATCTGAATTCCGGAAATATATCGAGGAGTAAGAATTTGTTTTGCATTACGATTTTATGGTTGTAAATCAATACATTTCTCACTGGTAATTTTATTGTGATTTTACTTTTATGATTGAGATTAATAATTggtaattttattaagaaacatGCAATCTTCTGCAATTGCCACTGGGACAAGAATTTGGAAAGTTGgttcttattaattaaatattgttaattgaaataaatatatgtaagagATTTCCTTTCTCCAAAGTCACTAGCAATTAATCTGTTTGTATATAACACTCAGTTGTGGGAatatgtgaaaatatttttatttactaatattaatcgttttcttattttccaatttattgTCGCTATAGCTGTTCTTGTGATTATAGTTCGAAATCTCTTTGTTTTTTTAGAAACATATTAATCATTCATTGACACGTAATACGCAACTTTATCACTCGCTTTGTATCCCTTCCACCGAATTTCTATTCTTTGTCAAACGATAGAACACGAATCTTACCAACTACTTGATAACCGTTGTCATTAAAAACATGTAAGGGGCCACCACTGTCTCcctaataaaaaaagaaggaatcaaacattataattttaaacagcatatttttctctttaatatTAAGCGACAAACGTGTACACAAAAGTttgatgtatgtatatgtgtcaATGTATATGTGTAAATGCAAATGTATAAAGacgtaacaattttattcgtaCGTGTTGTAAATCGAAAAGATGTTAGAAACAACAACGaaaggaatttttcttttattacctGACACGAATCCTTGCTTCCCTCTTGATAACCAGCGCACAGCATATTGTCTGTGATCTTCCGCGCCGGATATTTAGTTGCGCGACACTCGGCGTTCGTGAGAATCGGAACCGTCACTTCCTGCAGAGTTTGCGATATCGAGCCTGCTTCTTCTAATGCGCCCCAACCAGTTACTGTTCCATTTAATCCAGCGAAAGTTTTAGCTGAAAATAGAGTTTATATGTGCTTTTTTTCAATACAATAGAACTTTTTATTTCcgtatctttttttaatattcgtagGTTTAATAAGGGCAGGCACAATACTTCTTTTTGACAatagtattatttttacttctaTTGCGATtgcaaaagatatatataacaatttgaTAACAAGTGGAATGCTCCtcaaatatcgtatattaaaataatccaAATCTATCCAACAAAGATAAACAAACCCAACAAAAAATCTATCTATCctaaattttattagattaa
This genomic window from Bombus fervidus isolate BK054 chromosome 5, iyBomFerv1, whole genome shotgun sequence contains:
- the LOC139987529 gene encoding soluble guanylate cyclase 89Da isoform X2 gives rise to the protein MTNLAAALAEYNGESVEDVMQFFGKCFVRFFSNLGYACMIKATGRYFCDFLQNVDNIHMQMRFTYPRMKSPSMYTTHVDPQGVVLVYRSTRKGFTHYLMGQLFQIAKELYETDLVIRVLGSSNNIPGSRSVMVKFRIDFDNREYIAKNNSMKTPLGRELAPVSVSFLLRLFPFGVVINKDMRILGAGDKLLQAWGGSTSILNKHVTDVFKFRRPKGISFTWGNVMYLHSVMFELELVRLNDNDTSSNSDNTPSTSSGLDRRGSQGARSILLKGQMRYIEDLKAIIFLCSPLINSLDELLNMGLYLNDLNPHGLSRELVLAGWQHCGRLEMMFERAEQRSTELENSYALLDRWKNKSDELLYSMIPQTVADRLRAGACPLSTCESFESISVLFCELCDFDYSTIEGAMDIVSSMNAVFSCFDSLMDEFNVYKVETVGRVYMAASGAPDRTENHAQNIADVSLQLLKHVRSLKLPSGVDIQIRIGIHSGPAVAGVVGIKVPRYCFFGDTVNTASRMQTTSLPGKVQISSDVKALLPSDRYYVESRGLVWVKGKGNMETYWLSDKVDTDGKSTEQQATKPEGLLVTDI